A single genomic interval of Phycisphaerae bacterium harbors:
- a CDS encoding PRC-barrel domain containing protein, protein MGGRRRMHGGFRASRGALPFWNRIRRYPMAIADVVKVTSLTNVDVYNLQDEKVGTIQNLMIDAERGCIAYAVLSHGGFLGIGDKLFAIPWSSLGLDTDRGIYTMDVSRERLENAPGFDKDNWPNMANEEWGRRVHEYYDAEPYWLHV, encoded by the coding sequence ATGGGGGGCCGAAGGCGGATGCACGGAGGGTTCCGGGCCAGCCGCGGCGCGCTCCCGTTCTGGAACCGTATAAGGAGGTATCCGATGGCCATTGCCGACGTGGTAAAAGTGACGAGCCTGACCAACGTGGACGTGTACAACCTTCAGGACGAGAAGGTGGGGACGATCCAGAACCTGATGATCGACGCGGAGCGCGGCTGCATCGCCTACGCGGTGCTGTCGCACGGCGGGTTCCTGGGGATCGGGGACAAGCTGTTCGCGATTCCGTGGTCCTCGCTGGGTCTGGACACCGACCGCGGGATCTACACCATGGACGTGTCGCGGGAACGGTTGGAGAACGCACCGGGGTTCGACAAGGACAACTGGCCGAACATGGCCAACGAGGAGTGGGGCCGTCGCGTGCACGAGTACTACGACGCTGAGCCGTACTGGCTGCACGTCTAA
- a CDS encoding PRC-barrel domain containing protein encodes MAIGRIYKGSSLLDVNVYNRQDENLGTITEVMVDVDVGCIAYAVLSHGGFLGIGEQLFAVPWAALELDDQREAYVLDVTPAQLEQAPGFQRDEWPDMTDEAWGRRVHEFYHIEPYWQHV; translated from the coding sequence ATGGCGATCGGGAGAATCTACAAGGGGTCGAGCCTGCTGGACGTGAACGTCTACAACCGCCAGGACGAGAATCTGGGAACGATCACCGAGGTGATGGTGGACGTGGATGTCGGCTGCATCGCCTACGCGGTGCTGTCGCACGGCGGGTTTCTGGGGATCGGCGAGCAGTTGTTCGCGGTTCCGTGGGCGGCTTTGGAGTTGGACGATCAGCGTGAGGCGTACGTACTGGACGTGACGCCGGCGCAACTGGAGCAGGCGCCGGGGTTCCAGCGTGACGAGTGGCCGGACATGACGGATGAGGCATGGGGCCGGCGGGTACATGAATTCTACCATATCGAGCCGTATTGGCAGCACGTCTGA